In the genome of Pelagibacterium nitratireducens, one region contains:
- a CDS encoding ATP-binding cassette domain-containing protein, with translation MAETGTALLEARGIAKYFGAITALDDVNFHVGHGEVLGVVGDNGAGKSTLMKILSGLYQPSKGELIFDGRPVHFSSPKDARGKGIEMVYQDFALAGNMPIYENIYMGREPGRRLGPLTIIDHKKAREMAQSHLDNLHIHVKSVSQNTEDLSGGQRQAVAIARATAFDAQLVIMDEPTAALAIKEVGKVLDLIKRLKDRGVAVIVISHRMDDIFYCCDRVMALYQGTNFAESELGDTSRNEVIGWIMGTKGHTESLAHDRLH, from the coding sequence ATGGCCGAAACCGGCACGGCACTTCTCGAAGCGCGCGGCATCGCCAAGTATTTCGGCGCCATCACCGCGCTGGACGACGTCAATTTCCACGTCGGTCACGGCGAGGTGTTGGGGGTCGTGGGTGACAATGGCGCGGGTAAATCCACGCTGATGAAAATCCTCTCCGGGCTCTATCAGCCCTCGAAAGGCGAGCTGATTTTCGATGGCCGCCCGGTCCATTTTTCCAGCCCCAAGGACGCCCGGGGCAAGGGCATCGAGATGGTCTATCAGGACTTCGCGCTGGCCGGGAACATGCCCATCTATGAAAACATCTATATGGGCCGCGAGCCGGGCAGAAGGCTCGGGCCTCTGACCATCATCGACCACAAGAAAGCCCGCGAGATGGCCCAGTCCCATCTCGACAATCTCCACATCCACGTCAAATCGGTGTCCCAGAACACCGAGGATCTCTCGGGCGGGCAGCGCCAGGCGGTCGCCATCGCGCGCGCCACGGCGTTCGACGCCCAACTCGTCATCATGGACGAACCCACCGCCGCCCTTGCCATCAAGGAAGTCGGCAAGGTGCTCGACCTCATCAAAAGGCTGAAAGACCGAGGGGTTGCCGTGATCGTCATCTCCCACCGCATGGACGATATCTTCTATTGCTGCGACCGGGTCATGGCGCTCTATCAGGGCACCAACTTCGCCGAAAGCGAACTCGGCGACACGTCCCGCAACGAGGTCATCGGCTGGATCATGGGCACCAAGGGACACACCGAATCCCTAGCCCACGACAGGCTGCACTAG